A genomic stretch from candidate division WOR-3 bacterium includes:
- a CDS encoding sigma-70 family RNA polymerase sigma factor, whose product MDKYNDQELVLSAQNGDLAAFETLVRQHGPALYAFIYRLVGDPTDADELTQETWVKAWRSLSGFKGKSEFKTWLFRIGMNLTFNWKKRRKPVEELTELLPGSSNNEPVTVFEQKRREEVVKAALAQLPPDQRTALVLNIYEGMSYREVAEVMGRSVRAVDALLFRAKANLRQILIPARRKGIV is encoded by the coding sequence TTGGACAAGTACAACGACCAGGAACTGGTTCTTTCGGCCCAGAACGGTGATTTAGCCGCATTTGAGACGCTGGTCCGGCAGCACGGTCCAGCACTATACGCATTTATCTACCGTCTTGTTGGCGACCCAACCGATGCTGATGAGTTAACCCAGGAAACCTGGGTCAAGGCGTGGCGGTCGCTTAGTGGTTTCAAGGGCAAAAGCGAGTTCAAAACCTGGCTTTTCAGGATTGGAATGAATCTAACATTTAATTGGAAAAAGAGAAGGAAGCCGGTTGAGGAGTTGACTGAACTTTTGCCCGGTTCAAGCAATAATGAGCCGGTTACGGTTTTTGAACAGAAGCGCCGGGAAGAGGTGGTAAAAGCGGCTCTGGCACAGTTGCCACCTGACCAGCGGACCGCGCTGGTTCTGAACATCTATGAGGGGATGAGTTATCGGGAGGTTGCTGAGGTTATGGGGCGCTCGGTGCGCGCAGTCGATGCCCTTTTGTTTCGGGCAAAGGCAAATCTGCGCCAGATTCTCATTCCGGCGCGAAGGAAAGGTATTGTATGA
- a CDS encoding T9SS type A sorting domain-containing protein, with amino-acid sequence MSFFAALMFTLGAVGTPFFADTVENFESGNVNLFSFPGEDVQPDSWVLDSALTHNSSRYALKLFGNTWKVEPIPPMALDSAKVWEVWAYVESVGAIQGFGLVSETETLLYAFAGRERVDPARWVTVYQGAFPVRNWNRYLLPVGADWLSRFGHLTTLNGMVFINDADQGARGKVYFDDISDVTLDQPQAPEVEAWFVPAGLIDNQDGTWSLTVHFYSRVQDPDSRTHFYHWEFGDDSTSSDSCPIHTYIVRDNHTYTVLVQVRDESGRVGRDSCRVNLEPGPGSYPLRLNFVGDVMLARRYEPLIDSLGVEAIFREVKPYLGDVADVTVANLECPLTDRGTPHPTKPIVFRGRPANGQGLKFAGIDVVSLANNHIIDYGLEGLRQTQVVLDTLGIVYSGAGEDAYEAYQPVFLVKHGTALGFLAYSDRTGQYDNYQPYLNAGENKPGFADLDTFRVFQALQRAKRVADFLVVELHSGEEYQPEPADEEWFRPGALQPTASQIALRRRIVDQGAELVVCHHPHILQGFEVYQGKLIAHSLGNFAFDQEYPETYPSVILNGLLDERGFYRYWLVPVYIDDYIPHRARGELGTRILRYLARRSRELNSYLVVDRESVIAEIVLDSTRMNRLTRRYGVVLALLPDSGGYRSAPHSLNDTGDLSTVVSITPAGAWQIRLGRDLLWMGNMEDEGASFWLLNQADEFYDSLAHRGARSLCQRRSAGTGTIVTNLEERMVCSADSHRLGVYGWMKTENCGSAVVVLNVYNSRIGGMRIAVCSLPVINGTNEWQEFYAEVPAPVSGGYFDVLLMSTGPDSGIGQVWFDDIRVIEWEEWEECSGPLTVATPNDYTWLQVQTGDSVPEAIVTYENTVFQTMTGVATPRPVGYPPDGLTVKPSPTRGRVLVNYHLRDGEHALLRVYNSLGQMVRQWNDEGRARGLRVVNWDLKDEQGRRVPSGTYFFRLETEGTKSRARVVVLSTDF; translated from the coding sequence GTGAGTTTTTTCGCAGCGCTGATGTTCACGCTGGGCGCGGTTGGGACGCCATTTTTCGCGGATACGGTTGAGAATTTTGAGTCCGGAAATGTTAATCTGTTCTCATTTCCCGGAGAGGATGTTCAGCCCGACTCCTGGGTTCTGGATTCAGCGCTAACCCATAACAGTTCCCGCTACGCTTTGAAACTGTTCGGCAACACCTGGAAGGTTGAACCGATTCCACCAATGGCGCTGGACTCTGCAAAGGTGTGGGAGGTGTGGGCTTATGTGGAGAGTGTCGGTGCAATCCAGGGGTTTGGTCTGGTGTCGGAAACGGAGACGCTTTTGTACGCATTTGCTGGTCGGGAGCGAGTTGACCCGGCACGCTGGGTGACCGTTTATCAGGGCGCATTTCCGGTGCGAAACTGGAATCGGTATCTTTTGCCCGTGGGCGCAGATTGGCTGAGCCGGTTCGGGCATCTGACGACTTTGAACGGGATGGTGTTTATCAACGATGCGGACCAGGGTGCAAGGGGCAAGGTCTATTTTGACGACATTTCCGATGTCACCCTTGACCAGCCGCAGGCGCCCGAGGTTGAGGCGTGGTTTGTGCCCGCAGGGTTGATTGACAATCAGGATGGTACCTGGAGTCTGACTGTACACTTTTACAGCCGGGTGCAGGATCCGGACAGCCGAACCCATTTTTATCACTGGGAGTTTGGCGACGACTCAACAAGTAGTGACTCCTGCCCGATTCACACCTATATTGTGCGGGACAATCACACCTATACCGTTCTGGTTCAGGTGAGGGATGAAAGCGGCCGGGTGGGCAGGGACTCGTGCCGGGTGAACTTGGAGCCCGGACCGGGCTCTTATCCTTTGCGATTGAATTTTGTCGGTGATGTGATGCTGGCAAGACGGTACGAGCCGCTGATTGACAGTTTAGGGGTTGAGGCGATTTTTCGGGAGGTAAAACCCTATTTAGGTGATGTTGCGGATGTCACCGTGGCGAATCTTGAGTGTCCTTTGACCGACCGCGGTACGCCGCATCCGACCAAGCCGATTGTTTTCCGGGGCCGGCCGGCTAATGGGCAGGGGTTGAAGTTTGCCGGAATAGATGTGGTTTCGCTTGCCAACAACCACATAATTGATTACGGGCTGGAAGGGTTGCGGCAAACCCAGGTGGTGCTGGACACACTCGGGATAGTGTACTCAGGTGCGGGTGAAGATGCTTATGAGGCGTATCAACCGGTCTTTCTTGTGAAGCACGGAACCGCGCTCGGGTTTCTTGCTTATAGCGACCGAACCGGTCAGTACGACAATTATCAACCTTATCTCAATGCCGGGGAGAACAAACCGGGATTTGCCGACCTTGACACCTTTCGGGTGTTTCAGGCGCTGCAGCGGGCAAAAAGGGTTGCGGACTTTCTGGTGGTGGAACTGCATTCAGGCGAAGAGTACCAGCCAGAACCGGCTGATGAGGAGTGGTTTAGACCCGGTGCGCTCCAGCCCACCGCAAGTCAGATTGCGTTGCGCCGCCGAATTGTTGACCAGGGTGCGGAACTTGTGGTCTGTCACCATCCCCATATTCTGCAGGGGTTTGAGGTTTATCAGGGCAAGTTGATCGCCCATTCGCTGGGCAATTTTGCGTTTGACCAGGAGTATCCGGAAACCTATCCCTCAGTGATTCTCAATGGACTTTTGGATGAAAGGGGTTTTTACCGCTACTGGTTAGTGCCGGTTTACATTGACGACTACATCCCGCACCGGGCAAGAGGCGAATTGGGAACAAGAATCCTGCGCTATCTGGCGCGGCGTTCCCGCGAGTTAAACAGTTACCTTGTCGTGGACCGGGAAAGTGTGATCGCCGAGATAGTGCTGGACAGTACGAGGATGAACCGTCTGACGAGGCGGTATGGTGTGGTGTTGGCACTGCTGCCCGATTCTGGAGGTTATCGGTCGGCGCCGCACAGTTTGAATGATACCGGAGACCTGTCAACGGTTGTGAGTATTACTCCGGCTGGGGCGTGGCAAATCCGACTGGGCAGAGATTTGCTCTGGATGGGTAATATGGAAGATGAAGGGGCGAGTTTCTGGCTGTTGAATCAGGCGGATGAGTTTTACGACTCACTGGCACACCGTGGTGCAAGGTCGTTATGCCAGCGCCGGAGCGCTGGGACCGGGACGATTGTGACCAATCTTGAGGAGCGGATGGTGTGCTCGGCAGATTCGCACCGGCTGGGTGTTTACGGCTGGATGAAGACGGAGAATTGCGGCAGTGCGGTGGTGGTGTTAAATGTTTACAACAGCCGGATTGGCGGCATGCGGATTGCGGTTTGCAGTCTACCGGTAATTAACGGAACAAATGAGTGGCAGGAGTTTTATGCTGAAGTACCGGCACCGGTGTCAGGCGGATACTTTGATGTCCTGCTAATGAGCACAGGACCGGATTCGGGCATAGGTCAGGTTTGGTTTGATGACATCCGGGTAATTGAGTGGGAAGAATGGGAGGAGTGTTCTGGACCATTGACGGTTGCGACACCAAACGACTACACCTGGCTTCAGGTGCAAACTGGTGATTCAGTGCCCGAGGCGATTGTTACCTATGAAAATACGGTATTTCAAACAATGACCGGCGTAGCGACACCGCGCCCGGTTGGTTACCCTCCAGACGGCTTGACGGTCAAGCCCAGTCCGACCCGCGGCAGGGTTCTGGTCAATTACCATCTGAGGGATGGTGAGCACGCGCTTTTAAGGGTTTACAACAGCCTTGGTCAAATGGTGCGTCAATGGAACGATGAAGGTAGGGCAAGGGGTTTACGAGTTGTCAACTGGGATTTGAAAGATGAGCAGGGCAGGCGGGTTCCGAGCGGAACCTACTTCTTCCGATTGGAGACGGAGGGCACAAAAAGCCGGGCGCGGGTGGTGGTGTTGAGCACCGATTTCTGA
- a CDS encoding glutaredoxin has translation MSLVQESVKRQLEPVLKNLPNPVRLVVFTQEMECQFCRENRQLAEEIAALSDKVKLEVYNFLLDKEKVEEFKVERVPALVVAGEKDYGIRFYGVPAGYEFTSLVNAIQLVGKRESGLKPETRERLSQITQPVKIDVFVTLTCPYCPMMVSLAHRFAMESDNITASAIDAQEFPVLANYYEVMAVPKTVLNQRHQFEGALPEERFLQEVMKAVDAGAG, from the coding sequence ATGAGTTTGGTTCAGGAATCGGTAAAAAGGCAGCTTGAGCCGGTTCTCAAAAATTTGCCCAATCCGGTGCGGCTGGTGGTTTTCACGCAGGAGATGGAGTGTCAGTTCTGTCGGGAAAACCGGCAACTGGCAGAGGAGATTGCGGCGCTTTCGGATAAGGTCAAACTGGAGGTTTACAACTTTTTGCTTGACAAAGAGAAGGTGGAGGAGTTCAAGGTGGAAAGGGTGCCGGCACTGGTGGTGGCGGGCGAGAAGGATTACGGGATAAGGTTTTATGGCGTTCCCGCGGGTTATGAGTTTACCTCACTGGTCAATGCGATTCAGCTGGTCGGAAAAAGAGAGTCCGGGTTAAAACCCGAAACCAGAGAGAGGTTGAGCCAGATTACCCAGCCGGTTAAGATTGATGTGTTTGTTACTCTGACCTGCCCATACTGTCCAATGATGGTCTCTTTAGCCCATCGTTTTGCAATGGAGAGTGATAATATTACCGCAAGCGCCATTGATGCCCAGGAGTTTCCGGTTCTGGCAAACTACTATGAGGTGATGGCGGTGCCCAAGACCGTGCTCAATCAGCGTCATCAGTTTGAGGGTGCATTACCAGAGGAGCGGTTCCTGCAGGAGGTTATGAAGGCGGTTGATGCGGGCGCAGGATAG
- a CDS encoding YjbQ family protein, which yields MISFTVKTQRRTELVDITGQVQDAVAQTGVSNGVCFIYVPHTTAGVCVNESYDPDVAEDITRTLSKLVPADAHYQHTEGNADAHIKSVLVGTSQAIPVENGKLRLGRWQGIFFCEFDGPRQRSCFVQVVSNSTFKEDK from the coding sequence ATGATTTCCTTTACGGTTAAGACCCAGCGCCGCACCGAACTTGTTGACATTACCGGTCAGGTCCAGGATGCGGTTGCCCAAACCGGAGTTTCAAACGGGGTCTGCTTTATCTATGTGCCCCACACCACCGCCGGCGTCTGCGTAAATGAAAGTTATGACCCGGATGTTGCCGAAGACATTACCCGCACCCTGTCCAAACTTGTGCCGGCTGATGCCCATTACCAGCACACCGAAGGCAATGCCGATGCCCATATCAAATCGGTTCTGGTCGGTACCAGTCAGGCGATTCCGGTGGAAAACGGCAAACTGCGTCTGGGTCGGTGGCAGGGGATTTTTTTTTGTGAGTTTGATGGTCCGCGTCAGCGGAGCTGTTTTGTTCAGGTCGTAAGCAACTCAACTTTTAAGGAGGATAAATGA
- a CDS encoding Spy/CpxP family protein refolding chaperone, translated as MKRVTKITTIAVLALLVVTGWAIAQSPKPEQTPAPVEQPMAPPCHEMGMPGMGKMNMPELTDAQREQIQNLRIKHLKEVMPMETELKIKDLELAMLWQAEKFDAKQIIAKVKEINELRNKLELARVNHQIEIYNLLTPEQRKAFRPGMGMGRGMMRGRGGMGRRARQCHFGEGLDGPGAMPCCPQR; from the coding sequence ATGAAGAGAGTAACTAAAATAACCACGATCGCGGTACTGGCACTTTTGGTTGTCACCGGATGGGCAATTGCCCAGTCGCCGAAACCAGAGCAGACACCGGCACCAGTTGAGCAACCGATGGCGCCACCGTGCCATGAGATGGGAATGCCCGGAATGGGTAAGATGAATATGCCCGAACTGACCGATGCCCAGCGTGAGCAAATTCAGAACCTGCGGATAAAACATCTAAAAGAGGTTATGCCCATGGAGACAGAATTGAAGATTAAGGACCTGGAACTGGCGATGCTCTGGCAGGCGGAGAAGTTTGATGCGAAGCAGATTATCGCAAAGGTCAAGGAGATTAACGAACTGAGGAATAAACTGGAACTGGCGCGGGTGAATCATCAGATTGAGATTTACAACCTGTTGACACCAGAACAACGTAAGGCATTTCGGCCTGGTATGGGTATGGGGCGTGGTATGATGCGCGGTAGGGGTGGAATGGGCCGCCGCGCTCGACAGTGCCATTTTGGCGAAGGGCTGGATGGACCGGGCGCGATGCCCTGCTGTCCGCAGCGCTAA
- a CDS encoding periplasmic heavy metal sensor: protein MKGRWVYLILAVSLALNLAAVGTFTYYRYRRWQRQKGDFRYLVRRLRPQLQPVLDEHRFKMDSLRLEYWKARQELARLGFAENPDPARVEQTLTRIGVLHQEMHRQVFEMGRQSETLLPPPYREMMRRRCCEVIEGPPPPFGPRRFPPPDDKRGRRRF from the coding sequence ATGAAAGGACGCTGGGTTTATCTTATACTTGCGGTTTCGCTGGCGCTGAATCTTGCCGCGGTTGGGACCTTCACTTATTACCGTTACCGAAGGTGGCAGCGGCAAAAAGGAGATTTTCGTTATCTTGTCCGAAGGTTAAGGCCACAATTGCAGCCCGTACTTGATGAGCATCGTTTCAAGATGGATTCGCTGCGCCTTGAGTACTGGAAGGCACGGCAGGAGCTGGCACGATTGGGGTTTGCGGAGAACCCGGACCCGGCAAGGGTTGAACAGACGCTAACACGAATCGGGGTGCTGCATCAGGAGATGCACCGCCAGGTGTTTGAAATGGGAAGACAGAGTGAAACACTCTTGCCACCACCTTATCGGGAGATGATGCGGCGACGGTGTTGCGAGGTGATTGAAGGTCCGCCTCCACCGTTCGGACCACGAAGGTTTCCCCCTCCCGATGATAAACGGGGCAGGCGAAGATTTTAA
- the smc gene encoding chromosome segregation protein SMC: MYIKELQIFGFKSFQEKTTVRFSPGLNCIVGPNGCGKSNILDALRWVLGEQSFSVLRCAKTEDLIFAGTATAPPVNYAEVKLLLSTEDRPELSSAWFQGEGVSEVEIRRRFFRSGESEYYLNRQPCRLRDIQDLFLSQGIGTKAYSIFDLRQMREIIAGNIRKMFEEAASLAKFRDAKEECQRKLELTQADLTRLEDIIAERERIVRSLQRQAGKLRAFQRLKEEEKGLRLIELKRIYEGLVAEQEQVKAEVEALERSEAERLTEIKRLEAELRQLHSRLLDVEGEREKVLAEVERRRKLIAEIEKQAAMEGQELLFLKQRAEEAKSIQSRLKEEVARLEQLFDQTVQQLAQRNHRLEAVLRQLEKTREQTKAHEEELYRRQQEVKEVRERLQNLLEEEQQLLNARSKTEAELENTIGAQERVRQEWTVITERIKQVEMELKELSSGVEKAQTVKRTLQDRVAALQSEIKSIEERMEERRRKRRALQEEKGLLEQALAGLAARFAREETRVAKGVLGAQGAVEAGKFLEPMPGWERACEAAFFPLLDFITCSDFSTESLTQLEQDGGKLRIGFLVDTARSRITSGADNLIQDERVLGTLADFVKVKLEAPVLLSQIAQNFLVVRDRQALAELKERFPERFFVSADGVAWFGDGRLVFVGSGASRLALGREIAEKEQRLREIRGEIERLNDEEAEDEQRKEALIKELEGVESESVVSEKEQVRAESRSAMAQTLRAELQREMERLRGEAVRLEGVQKRLEAKMEEINEQRANVSQLISAAKGELARVESAANEEAAVVKKGLEEATQLLAAVSEERRHIERLEVESEHIRQEIEEKRREINAAQQVIARAEEKQSGAVVKAQERQGALASLQAELKALERELERFSTQEIARAQEVLEKNIAERRQSQEQGQKVLFERRLRIAELETKIKAVVEEAQSSYQTDIATFVPETVEGFEERLQKVRHRIEALGQVNPLAATEYEEERKDLERLLFQRDDVRQAQENLQQSLLEIDRHAREQFLATYQGVRAEFQKIFKELFLEGEADLVLVNDANPLESEVAIIAKPRGKNPKRLEQLSDGEKALLAVSLLFAFYQVKPAPFCFLDEVDAPLDDVNVGRFADYLKRLSERTQVIIITHNRSTVERADVLLGVTAEEPGVSKVVSVSLAEYRAKEQGTAEERASN; this comes from the coding sequence GTGTACATAAAAGAGTTACAGATATTTGGTTTCAAGTCTTTTCAGGAGAAGACAACGGTCCGGTTTTCGCCTGGGCTGAACTGTATTGTGGGACCCAACGGATGCGGCAAGTCCAATATCCTTGATGCCCTGCGTTGGGTCCTGGGCGAACAGTCGTTCTCGGTATTACGCTGTGCCAAAACCGAGGATTTGATTTTTGCCGGAACCGCAACCGCACCGCCCGTGAATTACGCAGAGGTTAAACTTTTACTTTCAACCGAAGACCGTCCGGAATTGAGCAGTGCCTGGTTCCAGGGTGAGGGCGTTTCAGAAGTGGAAATCCGGAGGCGGTTTTTCCGTTCCGGGGAAAGCGAGTACTATCTGAATCGCCAGCCCTGCCGGTTGCGTGATATTCAGGACCTGTTTCTTTCCCAGGGGATTGGTACCAAGGCGTACTCGATATTTGACCTGCGCCAGATGAGGGAGATAATCGCCGGGAACATCCGAAAGATGTTTGAGGAGGCGGCATCACTGGCAAAGTTCCGGGATGCCAAGGAGGAGTGTCAGCGCAAACTGGAGTTGACCCAGGCTGATTTAACCCGGCTTGAGGACATTATTGCCGAAAGGGAACGGATTGTGCGCAGTCTGCAGCGTCAGGCAGGAAAATTGCGGGCGTTTCAACGGCTGAAAGAAGAGGAAAAGGGGCTTAGGTTAATTGAACTGAAACGGATTTATGAGGGGCTTGTTGCGGAACAGGAACAGGTGAAGGCTGAGGTCGAGGCATTAGAGCGGTCTGAGGCGGAACGGCTTACCGAGATAAAGCGGCTCGAGGCGGAGTTGCGACAGCTTCACTCCCGGTTGCTTGATGTTGAAGGCGAACGGGAAAAGGTGCTGGCTGAGGTGGAACGGCGCCGGAAGCTTATTGCCGAAATTGAGAAGCAGGCGGCAATGGAAGGGCAGGAGTTGCTGTTTCTCAAACAGCGTGCCGAAGAGGCAAAATCAATCCAGTCAAGGTTGAAAGAGGAGGTGGCGCGGCTCGAGCAGCTTTTTGACCAGACAGTTCAGCAGTTAGCCCAAAGGAATCACCGACTCGAGGCGGTACTGAGGCAACTGGAAAAGACCCGAGAGCAGACAAAAGCGCACGAGGAGGAGTTGTATCGACGACAACAGGAGGTGAAGGAGGTCCGGGAGCGGTTGCAGAATCTCCTTGAAGAGGAGCAACAGCTACTCAATGCGCGGTCAAAAACTGAAGCCGAGCTGGAGAACACGATTGGTGCCCAGGAGCGGGTGAGACAGGAATGGACAGTTATAACGGAACGGATTAAGCAGGTTGAGATGGAGTTGAAGGAGTTGAGCAGCGGGGTGGAGAAGGCGCAGACGGTAAAGAGGACATTGCAGGACCGGGTGGCAGCGCTCCAATCCGAGATAAAATCAATTGAGGAGAGGATGGAGGAAAGGAGGCGAAAACGGCGGGCGCTGCAGGAAGAGAAGGGGTTGCTGGAGCAGGCGCTTGCCGGACTTGCGGCGCGGTTTGCCCGGGAGGAGACAAGGGTGGCGAAAGGTGTTTTGGGGGCACAGGGTGCGGTTGAAGCCGGGAAATTTCTTGAGCCGATGCCGGGCTGGGAACGAGCGTGTGAAGCGGCGTTTTTCCCTTTACTTGATTTTATCACCTGTTCCGATTTTAGCACTGAAAGTTTGACACAACTGGAGCAGGACGGAGGAAAGTTGCGTATTGGATTTCTTGTTGACACAGCGCGGTCCAGGATAACCAGCGGTGCGGATAATTTAATACAGGATGAACGGGTGCTTGGGACACTTGCCGATTTTGTAAAGGTCAAATTAGAGGCGCCGGTGCTACTTTCTCAAATCGCGCAGAATTTTCTTGTGGTCCGGGACCGGCAAGCCCTTGCCGAGTTGAAGGAGAGGTTTCCGGAACGTTTTTTCGTCAGCGCGGATGGGGTTGCCTGGTTTGGTGATGGCAGGCTGGTGTTTGTGGGCTCAGGGGCAAGCCGTTTGGCACTGGGTCGGGAAATTGCGGAGAAGGAGCAGCGGCTTAGAGAGATAAGAGGGGAAATTGAACGGCTCAACGATGAGGAGGCCGAAGACGAGCAAAGAAAAGAGGCACTCATCAAAGAACTGGAGGGAGTAGAAAGTGAATCGGTCGTTTCGGAAAAGGAGCAGGTACGAGCCGAGTCAAGGTCAGCGATGGCGCAAACGCTGCGGGCGGAACTGCAACGGGAAATGGAGCGATTAAGGGGAGAGGCGGTGCGACTGGAAGGGGTCCAAAAACGGCTTGAGGCGAAGATGGAGGAAATCAACGAGCAGCGGGCAAATGTTTCCCAATTGATAAGTGCGGCAAAAGGCGAACTGGCGCGGGTGGAAAGTGCGGCAAACGAGGAGGCGGCAGTTGTGAAGAAGGGGCTGGAGGAGGCGACCCAACTGCTTGCGGCGGTGAGCGAAGAACGGCGCCATATTGAGCGGCTCGAGGTGGAGAGTGAGCACATCCGTCAGGAGATTGAGGAGAAGCGGCGCGAGATTAACGCCGCGCAACAGGTAATTGCCCGTGCCGAGGAAAAGCAGAGCGGTGCGGTGGTGAAGGCACAGGAGCGGCAGGGCGCGCTGGCGAGTTTACAGGCGGAACTGAAGGCGCTGGAGCGTGAACTGGAGCGTTTCAGTACTCAGGAGATTGCCCGGGCACAGGAGGTACTGGAGAAGAACATTGCCGAGCGGCGCCAGAGTCAGGAACAGGGACAGAAGGTGCTGTTCGAAAGGCGGCTGCGAATTGCGGAACTGGAGACGAAGATAAAAGCGGTGGTGGAGGAGGCGCAGTCCAGTTATCAGACCGATATTGCGACCTTTGTGCCGGAAACGGTTGAGGGTTTTGAAGAGCGATTACAGAAGGTCCGGCACCGGATTGAGGCGCTGGGACAGGTCAATCCGCTTGCCGCGACCGAGTATGAGGAGGAGCGCAAGGACCTGGAGCGGCTTCTGTTTCAACGGGACGATGTGCGGCAGGCGCAGGAGAATCTGCAGCAGTCGCTGCTTGAGATTGACCGCCACGCCCGCGAGCAGTTCCTTGCCACCTACCAGGGGGTCCGTGCCGAGTTTCAGAAGATTTTTAAGGAGTTGTTTCTGGAAGGTGAAGCGGACCTGGTGCTGGTCAACGACGCCAATCCGTTAGAGTCGGAAGTGGCGATAATCGCCAAGCCGCGAGGCAAGAATCCGAAACGGCTCGAGCAACTTTCCGATGGCGAAAAGGCACTGCTCGCGGTCTCGTTGCTTTTCGCCTTTTATCAGGTGAAGCCGGCGCCGTTCTGTTTTCTTGACGAGGTTGATGCGCCGCTGGACGATGTCAATGTTGGTAGGTTTGCCGATTACCTGAAACGGCTTTCCGAGCGAACTCAGGTTATTATCATTACCCACAACCGTTCTACCGTAGAACGAGCCGATGTCCTGCTCGGCGTGACCGCGGAGGAGCCGGGCGTTTCCAAGGTGGTTTCGGTGAGTCTTGCCGAGTATCGGGCAAAGGAGCAAGGTACAGCAGAAGAAAGGGCGTCAAACTGA
- a CDS encoding macro domain-containing protein codes for MQIKIGNVELECVRGDITKQEGFEAVVNAANARLAPGGGVAGAIHRAAGPGLYEECKPLAPIKPGDAVITGGHNLPNKYVIHCLGPVYRVDKPEEEFLARCYENALKIAEERQIKSIAFPSISTGYFGYPVEEAAEVALRTVLKMMPDLKSVRRIRFVLYSEADLDVYQTVLTRMAKRLE; via the coding sequence ATGCAAATTAAGATTGGCAATGTGGAACTGGAGTGTGTGCGGGGGGATATTACAAAGCAGGAGGGGTTTGAAGCGGTGGTGAATGCGGCGAATGCTCGACTGGCACCGGGTGGCGGTGTTGCCGGCGCGATTCATCGGGCAGCAGGTCCGGGACTTTACGAGGAGTGTAAGCCGCTGGCGCCGATTAAACCTGGTGATGCGGTGATTACCGGTGGGCACAATTTGCCCAATAAATATGTGATTCACTGTCTCGGACCGGTTTACAGGGTTGATAAACCTGAAGAGGAGTTTCTTGCCCGCTGTTATGAGAACGCCCTGAAGATTGCCGAGGAGCGCCAGATTAAGTCAATCGCCTTTCCATCAATTTCTACTGGATACTTTGGTTATCCAGTTGAAGAGGCGGCAGAGGTGGCGCTCAGGACGGTTCTTAAGATGATGCCAGATTTGAAGTCTGTCCGGCGGATAAGGTTTGTTTTGTATAGTGAGGCAGACCTTGATGTTTACCAGACTGTTCTGACCCGGATGGCAAAGAGGTTGGAGTGA
- a CDS encoding alanine--glyoxylate aminotransferase family protein, whose protein sequence is MSHKKLFVPGPTEVREEVLKAQAKWMIGHRSKEFGDLNARCIEKTQKILKTKNYVFWWTASGTGLMEGTIRNVVRRKVLHCVNGAFSDRWFKISQACGKEPEALRVEWGKAIKPEMVDQALAKGGFEAVTITQNETSTGVRSPLEDIARMVRSKYPDVLILVDAVSSLMGDWFDIDELGLDVVVASSQKCVALPPGLAVAIISARAMEKCRNNPDRGYYFDFEAMLKRYEKDKQTPTTPAISLFWALDVQLDAILAEGMENRYQRHQKMAQFTREWAKKYFAVFPEPGYESVTLTTVTNTRGISVKDLNSALGERGMQISNGYGDLKEKTFRIAHMGDLTMKDMEAVTAAIVEILKL, encoded by the coding sequence ATGAGCCATAAGAAACTTTTTGTCCCCGGTCCAACCGAAGTCCGGGAAGAGGTGCTTAAAGCACAGGCAAAATGGATGATTGGTCACCGTTCTAAGGAGTTTGGTGACCTGAACGCCCGGTGCATTGAAAAAACCCAGAAAATCTTGAAGACCAAGAACTATGTGTTCTGGTGGACCGCATCCGGCACCGGCTTGATGGAAGGCACCATCCGGAATGTGGTGCGGCGCAAGGTGCTGCACTGCGTCAATGGCGCCTTCTCGGACCGCTGGTTCAAAATCTCCCAGGCTTGCGGTAAAGAGCCCGAGGCGCTGCGTGTGGAGTGGGGCAAGGCGATAAAACCGGAGATGGTTGACCAGGCGCTTGCCAAAGGCGGTTTTGAGGCGGTCACGATTACCCAGAACGAAACCTCAACCGGGGTTCGTTCACCGCTTGAGGATATCGCCCGGATGGTACGCAGCAAGTATCCGGATGTTCTGATTCTGGTTGATGCGGTTTCCAGTTTGATGGGCGACTGGTTTGACATCGACGAACTGGGCCTGGATGTGGTTGTCGCCTCGAGCCAGAAGTGTGTTGCCCTGCCGCCGGGTCTGGCGGTTGCCATCATCTCAGCCCGGGCGATGGAGAAGTGCCGGAACAATCCGGACCGCGGTTACTACTTTGATTTTGAGGCGATGCTCAAGCGGTACGAAAAGGACAAGCAGACCCCGACCACGCCGGCGATTTCGCTTTTCTGGGCGCTTGATGTTCAGTTAGACGCCATCCTTGCCGAAGGGATGGAAAATCGGTATCAGCGCCACCAGAAGATGGCGCAGTTCACCCGGGAGTGGGCAAAGAAGTACTTTGCTGTATTTCCCGAACCGGGTTATGAGTCGGTGACATTGACCACCGTGACCAACACCCGGGGCATCAGCGTCAAGGATTTGAACAGCGCGCTTGGTGAGCGGGGAATGCAAATCTCCAACGGTTATGGCGACCTGAAGGAGAAAACCTTCCGCATCGCCCATATGGGTGACCTGACAATGAAAGATATGGAGGCGGTGACCGCGGCGATTGTCGAAATCCTTAAATTGTGA